A window of Achromobacter seleniivolatilans genomic DNA:
GTTTCATTTTTAATGCCGCCGCCTGCCGGGCATGCACCGGATGAATTCTCTGGCGTAGTCGAACCCAACTTGAAATTGGCTGAAGCCTACTATCTCCAGGCTGAGCGCGCGGGCTACAACTCCGCTACTCAACAGTTCAACTCGCAAGGGGCGAAGTGATGGCCAGCCGTTCAGCACTCGAATCGGGTTACCGGGCAGGCATGGCCGCGGATTTCGCACCAGACGCGTTCGAAATGTCGTCCTTTGCAGCGGAATACACGCTCGGCTTCATCACGGGCTTCAGCGAATCGCAGTCCATTCAGATGGCGAACCCTGACGTGGCAGTATGGACCGCCGCTGAGCTGGCCTACCGCTACAACGCTTCGGTCAGAGATCTTCTGACGCACATGGGCTTTGATCGCGAGCAGACTCAGCGCTTTCAAGACGCCTACGAGGAAGAGCGCGAAAGCTGACGTCGACGCGATGTCTAAGTAAGGCGGGCGTCCGGCCGAAGTCGTATGGCGACCGGGCGCGCCCCTGGCGGCGCAGCGGCATCCAGCTGCCGCTGCCCTATCGCAGCTTCGCAGGGGGTAGCCGCAGCCGCATATGATCGGCGCAGGCTGGCCTGCGCGCCTAAGGGCTAGAAGAACAGTGACGAATGAAAAAGGTCTCCCTGTGGCGCGGTGACTACCTCACCGTGACTCTCTCACCTTTTCCCTGTCGTAGTGCCCCTTGATAAGCTGGCCGGAAAGTGGGCCCAAGGCTGCAGCGATCGCGTCAATTTCGGCC
This region includes:
- a CDS encoding DUF2623 domain-containing protein yields the protein MASRSALESGYRAGMAADFAPDAFEMSSFAAEYTLGFITGFSESQSIQMANPDVAVWTAAELAYRYNASVRDLLTHMGFDREQTQRFQDAYEEERES